In Pirellula sp. SH-Sr6A, the DNA window TCGCGGAAAGGCCTCCGGGAGGAAGGTATACAACCCCGTTTTGCCCGCCGCTTCCCATTGTCATGGAATAAAGCTGAGGTTCAATTTCCTGGTTGATGTACCAAGCGTAGGCATCCACAGGCTGGCCGGTTCGCCGACGAGCCCACATGTTGAGGATGTTTTGCGAGTTGATCGTGTCCGCGGCTTGAGCGTTCTCCTTCGCAACATCGACGCATGCTGTGCTCTTCAAGAAGCCAAGCATTCGCTTTCCGCCAGGACCATTGAACACCGCATCACCGGTCATGAACGCGATTTCGCGTTGAACGGCTTGGCGAACCCATTGCTCCAAGGCGTAGCTGTTATCCTCGAGCAACTCATCGGTCAGGTAGACCACGACACACAACTTCTTGAGCTTGAGCTCGGTCGCATCGATCGAAGGACGACCAGCCGAAGCCAAGTCACCTTCCTCAAGCCAATAGCCGAGCAATCCACCCGATCGCTGACCATCCGCGCGGCTGCTTTCTTGCAGCTTGGGGAACGCCATCGTATTGCCCGAGACGGTGAACTGATTGGTTCGGCTCAGAACATCGTTGTCATAGTAGATCGCCGCAATGTCAGGAGCGAACTCAGGCAACACTAGCGCACCAGCCGACTCGCTGTCGAGCGTGTTCATGGCGTTCGCCTTGACGAGCATGTCGACCGCTTTGTGGTGCCGCGATTCGAACTCGTTCTGATTCTTGTACCCTAACCGCAAGAACTCGGAGAACGACTTGAACTGCCGCTTATATCCAGCAGGGGCGCGAAAACGGCGACCCTTCCGCATTGCGTTGAGCTTACCCTTCACAATTTGGGTTGGCTCATAGTTGTCTTCCTCGAAGAAACTGAGCGCGTTGGTTTCATGATTCAAGTGAGAGCCTTCAACACTCCCCTTTACCATGTTGCCAATCTCTTCCATTCGCTTTTCGAGATTGGTCATTCCCGTCAAAATATCTGAACTCATCTTTCAAACTTCCCCCGCCGCCGCGCGGCCGCTGTATTTACCTAAAAACCCCCAGAACCGCACTCCCTACTCGGATCGCATCTGCATCGGCGTAACGTCGAGATTTGCAACCAAGTCTTCGAATCGTTTTTGCAGGCTTTCGAATGCCTGCTTGTATTTGGACTCGTCCACGCTTGCCGCTTGAGGCTGCTTGAACGACTTCGCTTGCTGATTGAGACGATCGATGTCCGAAACCGTCTGATTCAAGATGCGAATATTGGCAACACTGAGCTTGCCGCCATTCTTCGCCGCCGACTTGGCAATCATGTTGACGCGTGCTGCAAGCCCTTGAAGCTGATCGAGACTTCGGTTGCTCGAGCAGAGGAAGCTCTTCACAACTTCATCGGTTGGCTCTTCCGTTGGTGGAACCAACGGTTCGAGAGCCGAGTACTTCGAGCTATAAAGACCCTCGAGGCTCGTCGCCAAGTCTCGAGCTTGCTGAAGGACCTCGGTCGCTTGCGACTTGACGTCATCTGCTTCGACAGGCCCCAGAGCCTTGGTTGCGGTTTCGATCAATCCCAACAAGTTGCCATGGATCGAGCGAAGCACTTGCGCACCGAGCGGGAGCTCTTCTCCAACAATCTCCGGCTCGTCGACAACCACTTCTTGGCTAGCCACGGCATCGGATGCAGGCCCGGGTGCTGGTGCTTCATCGTCGGAAAGTAATTCGGCAGCAGCCCGTAACATCCCTTGGGACATCTCGTCATACTCGCCCATTTCCGCCATCGACTTGGCCAACTGCTTTGGCCCCATCTTTTTGATCTGCTCGCTAGTGAGCTTTTTCATCTCGACTACCCTCTCGCTTTGCTTCGAATCGATTCCCGGCGTTGAAGCCCGAGTCTCCAACGTTGACAGAAGACTCTTTCGAATCACCGGATGAATCGACTGACCATCCAAGGTGTTAAGTGAGAGAATCCGATTTGCTGCCTCACACTGCAAATCGGCGATTTCCTTGAGGAACTCATTGCTCTTGACGATGCGAGCGCCGGGGTTGACCGGCAAAGTACAGTAACTCCACTCGTTCATAAACGCTGTCTCGATGAACAAGATCTCGTCACCGAAGGAGTCGAAACCGATCGCGCAATCCTCGACACTGATTCCGATAGAACTCGTGCGAAGAAACTTCTGCACCACGAGATCGAAGAACTGCATACTTAGCTTGTTCTTGGCTTGGTGATGTGCGACCGCGTAGGTCCCATCTTCTTCTTGCGTGACGGTTACATTCCCATCGCCGTCTTCGGACACTGCAACGGGAAGAGTGATCCCCTCCAAACCGTGGCCATAGAGCACGACCGGGTTATCGCGATAGATATCGAGCTTGATCCCATCTTGATTGACGACGTGATTAACGCGATCCATCTGCGACGTGCTGATGCGCATGCGAACCGTCAAATTGGTTTCGTCTACCGCGGGAGCCGCGACCGAGTCGACGGCTATTTGATCCCCGTAAGGACCGGACTTGCAGAAGTACAGATGTCCCGTGTTACCCGCTTCCCGCGATGGCAACAGCAATCGACCTACTTCCGCAAACTGAACTTTTCGCTTCTCCATGTTTCACCTCGTAAGATGAAACTCGCGAAACTCAAAACACAGAGCAAATCAAGAGGGCTCCCGCGGAGAATGCGGTTTCGAGGACTTTTGTTGAACTCGCACCCAGTTGCGAATAACGGACTCCGACAATCCCAAACGACGAGCGACTTGAGGGATCGTGTTACCTTTGTTAACGAGCCTGAACGCGTCTTGCTTGGTCTTCTCGCAAATCTTCTTCCCCATATGACCGTTCGCCATAATCCTCCTGCCTCCCAAAGAACAGCATCAACCCAGCCGATCGCATTAGGATCGCTAAAGTTGATACCAGACTGCAAGCGATTAAATCGCGACGTGTTCAATCCAACATCGGCATCGTTTATGCGCCGGAGTCCCTCGCGGAAACTTAGCACCCCAAACTTCTCGC includes these proteins:
- a CDS encoding phage major capsid protein — translated: MSSDILTGMTNLEKRMEEIGNMVKGSVEGSHLNHETNALSFFEEDNYEPTQIVKGKLNAMRKGRRFRAPAGYKRQFKSFSEFLRLGYKNQNEFESRHHKAVDMLVKANAMNTLDSESAGALVLPEFAPDIAAIYYDNDVLSRTNQFTVSGNTMAFPKLQESSRADGQRSGGLLGYWLEEGDLASAGRPSIDATELKLKKLCVVVYLTDELLEDNSYALEQWVRQAVQREIAFMTGDAVFNGPGGKRMLGFLKSTACVDVAKENAQAADTINSQNILNMWARRRTGQPVDAYAWYINQEIEPQLYSMTMGSGGQNGVVYLPPGGLSASPYATLMGRPVIPTEFNQKLGDKGDIVLANLGQYLTISKGGVQELVSPHVEFLRGQTAIKFTFRIDGRPLFDKPTTPKYGTVSQGDFIALEAR
- a CDS encoding helix-turn-helix domain-containing protein encodes the protein MANGHMGKKICEKTKQDAFRLVNKGNTIPQVARRLGLSESVIRNWVRVQQKSSKPHSPREPS